TTGGAGGGATCGTAATCCTTTTCGATAGTAGAGAGTTTATGGAGATTGGCAATAATATTTGCTTCCCAATTGGCATCTCCAAGTTTTAATGCTTTTTCTATGGCTAACAGCTCAATATCCTTGAAGGTTTCATAAATATCGAGGATTTCACTTTCTGAAATGGTTTTAACATAAAAACCACGATTAGATTTGATCTCTACAAGTCCTGTCGTGCTAAGTCGAGATAAAGCCTCTCGAATGGGAGTTGGCCCAATATCAAAAGTGGCTGAAAGTGATTGCACGCGAAGTTTTTCACCTGGAGCAAACATACCCGTTATTATCCCTTTTTTAAGTGTCTGAAAGCAGCTGTCTACTAACGTTGTATCATCATTCATACGAATTATCTCCTTTTAAGTTCTTAATTTTATCGATAAAATAGATAAATGTCGATAAAAAAATAATTATCGTTTTTTTGCCACCTTTCTTAAAAAGTTAGTTTCTGATAATTTCTTTCAAAATTATCTCAGGTTTTCAATGAAAGAGTCACATTTTGAAGTAGTGGTAGTAGGAGCTGGTTTGTTTGGTTCTGCAGCGGCTAAATACTTAAGCGAAGATGTAAAAAAAGTTCTCTTAATTGGAACAGATGAGCCTTTGACTCAA
This DNA window, taken from Candidatus Rubidus massiliensis, encodes the following:
- the csiR gene encoding Carbon starvation induced regulator, whose translation is MNDDTTLVDSCFQTLKKGIITGMFAPGEKLRVQSLSATFDIGPTPIREALSRLSTTGLVEIKSNRGFYVKTISESEILDIYETFKDIELLAIEKALKLGDANWEANIIANLHKLSTIEKDYDPSKLDNLIKANFAFHHSIIEGCKSPCLLKLREDVYQLFDRYCYLSLLHIDDLSTLNSKEHRQMADAALARDKEKLFKLTISHLNKSLKAVLKALQVKGYSHG